One genomic window of Ziziphus jujuba cultivar Dongzao chromosome 4, ASM3175591v1 includes the following:
- the LOC107416235 gene encoding putative transcription factor bHLH086 gives MAVAKDRIPQVSSASFPSDQFHKPGVQEVAHSVINFKNGYSTATSTGIINTTSLLSFEQTHERANSQNCNYLKPSSTSHKDVDHYSNWDDHHNYEWNNHHHHHQVINPRISGELNCFQTASDYGSVDNSTAAGKDFQNQHGGDGSYGWLYSESTISADSFDESATHEASRIHKRHQMGESTQGHKKQCTSAAKRTKPKSSPSKDPQSVAAKNRRERISERLKILQELVPNGSKVDLVTMLEKAIGYVKFLQLQVKVLATDELWPAQGGKALDISQVKEAIDAILSSQRDRTSSSE, from the exons atGGCAGTTGCCAAAGACAGAATCCCTCAAGTTTCATCAGCTTCATTTCCATCTGACCAATTTCATAAACCAGGAGTTCAAGAAGTAGCTCACTCTGTTATCAACTTCAAAAATGGATATAGTACTGCTACTAGTACTGGTATTATAAATACCacttctttgcttagctttgaGCAAACTCATGAGCGTGCTAATTCTCAAAACTGCAATTATCTGAAACCGAGCTCCACTAGTCACAAGGATGTTGATCACTACTCCAACTGGGATGACCATCATAATTATGAGTggaataatcatcatcatcatcatcaggtGATCAATCCGAGAATCTCGGGGGAATTGAATTGTTTCCAGACAGCTTCTGATTATGGCTCTGTAGATAACTCAACAGCAGCCGGGAAAGATTTTCAAAACCAACACGGCGGCGATGGATCGTATGGGTGGTTGTACTCTGAATCAACCATTTCTGCTGATAGCTTTGACGAATCTGCAACTCATGAAGCTTCAAGAATTCATAAACGTCATCAAATG GGGGAGAGTACCCAAGGTCATAAGAAGCAATGCACTAGTGCAGCTAAAAGGACTAAACCTAAGTCAAGCCCTTCCAAGGACCCCCAGAGTGTTGCAGCCAAG AATCGACGAGAGAGGATCAGCGAGCGGCTTAAGATACTCCAAGAATTGGTTCCCAATGGCTCCAAG GTTGATTTGGTAACTATGTTAGAGAAAGCGATTGGTTATGTCAAATTTCTTCAACTTCAAGTCAAG GTTTTGGCAACAGATGAACTTTGGCCAGCTCAAGGTGGGAAAGCGCTTGATATTTCTCAAGTGAAGGAAGCCATTGATGCTATTCTCTCTTCTCAGAGAGACAGAACTTCAAGCTCGGAGTAG
- the LOC107416259 gene encoding probable aquaporin NIP-type → MASKSENMRDEDIRKIEEGGFNSTNIPKTNYNIGFCSSAAVVTITQKVIAELIGTFFVIFAGCGSVAVNKIYGSVTFPGVCVTWGLIVMVMIYTVGHVSGAHFNPAVTITFAIFRRFPVWEVPLYIAAQLLGSILASGTLALVLDVSPKAYFGTVPVGSNAQSLALEIIISFLLMFVISGVATDNRAIGDLAGLAVGMTILLNVFVAGPISGASMNPARSIGPAIVKHVYKGLWVYIVGPISGTILGGFAYNLIRFTDRPLRQLTLSASFCNFKTTSATTTTTGPN, encoded by the exons ATGGCATCAAAATCTGAGAACATGAGAGATGAAGATATTCGCAAGATTGAAGAAGGTGGATTCAATTCCACCAATATCCCCAAAACCAATTACAATATTGGATTTTGTTCATCAGCTGCAGTAGTAACTATCACTCAAAag GTGATAGCAGAGTTAATTGGAACATTCTTTGTGATATTTGCTGGGTGTGGTTCGGTGGCTGTGAACAAAATCTATGGCTCTGTAACGTTTCCTGGAGTATGTGTGACTTGGGGTCTAATAGTCATGGTTATGATTTATACTGTTGGTCATGTTTCTGGTGCACATTTTAATCCTGCAGTCACTATCACTTTCGCTATCTTTAGGCGATTTCCTGTTTGGGAG GTGCCTTTGTACATAGCAGCTCAACTGCTGGGGTCAATTCTTGCTAGTGGGACACTGGCTTTGGTGTTAGATGTTTCACCTAAGGCTTATTTTGGAACTGTTCCAGTTGGATCAAATGCACAGTCCTTGGCTCTTGAAATAATTATTTCCTTCCTTTTGATGTTCGTGATCTCAGGAGTTGCCACAGATAATAGAGCG ATAGGTGACCTAGCAGGGCTTGCAGTTGGAATGACCATACTATTAAATGTCTTTGTTGCcgg GCCAATATCAGGGGCATCAATGAATCCAGCAAGAAGTATAGGGCCAGCAATAGTGAAGCATGTATACAAAGGATTGTGGGTGTATATAGTAGGACCAATTAGTGGAACCATTCTTGGAGGATTTGCCTACAACTTGATCAGATTCACTGACAGACCTCTTCGCCAATTGACTCTCTCTGCCTCCTTCTGCAACTTCAAGACCACTTCTGCTACCACCACTACTACTGGACCaaattaa
- the LOC107416265 gene encoding U-box domain-containing protein 4, whose translation MEQYSSSSSSSFSSPSYDPTTSTDTNPPPDADTDTTTSSSSSSSSSSSAVNRALRLVQSDDVESKLEGAREIRRLTKTSQRCRRLLSDSVLPLVSMLRVHDSPESNESALLALLNLAVKDETNKIKIVEAGALEPIIGFLKSQNSNLQEYATASLLTLSASPINKPVISAYGAIPLLVEILRYGSSQAKVEALKALSNLSTYTDNVSIILATKPIPPIVDLLKTCKKSSKTAEKCCALIESLMEFDEGRTALTSEEGGVLAVVEVLENGSVHSREYAVGALLTMCESDRCKYREPILKEGVIPGLLELTVQGTPKSQTKAQTLLRLLRDSPYPRSELQPDTVENIVCNIISQIDGDEQSGKAKKMLAEMVQVSMEQSLRHLQQRALVCTPSDLSINSCASEVSLK comes from the exons ATGGAAcagtattcttcttcttcttcttcatctttttcttctccttcttatGATCCCACCACCTCCACCGACACCAATCCTCCTCCCGACGCCGACACCGACACCAccacctcttcttcttcttcttcttcttcttcttcgtcggCTGTTAATCGGGCACTGCGACTTGTTCAATCCGACGACGTTGAATCGAAGCTTGAAGGGGCACGAGAAATCCGACGCCTCACTAAGACCTCGCAGAGGTGTCGCCGACTGCTCTCTGACTCTGTTCTGCCTCTCGTTTCTATGCTCCGAGTTCATGACTCGCCCGAGTCCAATGAGTCCGCCCTCCTCGCTCTTCTCAATCTCGCCGTTAAAGATGAAAC GAATAAGATTAAGATTGTGGAAGCTGGTGCTTTAGAGCCAATAATCGGTTTCCTTAAGTCACAGAATTCAAATTTGCAGGAGTATGCAACTGCATCTTTACTCACACTGTCAGCCTCCCCCATTAACAAACCTGTCATAAGTGCTTATGGTGCCATTCCCCTTCTAGTTGAAATTCTTAGATATGGAAGCTCACAAGCTAAGGTGGAGGCCTTGAAGGCTCTTTCTAATCTCTCAACGTATACGGATAATGTTAGCATCATTCTTGCAACGAAACCAATCCCTCCTATTGTTGATTTGTTAAAGACATGCAAGAAATCTTCGAAGACAGCTGAAAAGTGCTGTGCTCTGATAGAATCTCTAATGGAATTTGACGAGGGCAGAACTGCTTTGACATCTGAAGAGGGTGGAGTTCTTGCAGTAGTTGAGGTGCTAGAAAATGGGTCTGTCCATAGCCGGGAGTATGCTGTTGGTGCACTGCTAACAATGTGTGAGAGTGACCGATGCAAGTATAGAGAACCAATTCTTAAAGAAGGTGTAATCCCTGGACTTCTCGAGCTCACTGTTCAAGGAACGCCGAAGTCTCAGACAAAAGCACAAACACTCCTCCGGTTACTGAGGGACTCTCCATATCCAAGATCCGAGCTTCAACCAGACACGGTAGAGAACATCGTGTGCAACATTATCTCTCAGATTGATGGGGATGAACAATCTGGTAAAGCAAAGAAGATGCTAGCAGAGATGGTGCAAGTTAGTATGGAACAGAGCTTGAGACATTTACAGCAAAGGGCTCTGGTATGCACACCATCTGATCTGTCTATCAATAGTTGTGCTTCTGAAGTTTCTTTAAAATGA
- the LOC107416260 gene encoding protease Do-like 7 isoform X1 codes for MADPLERLGSEAVVMDSTLKNDLCLEIDPPFRENVATAEDWRKALNKVVPAVVVLRTTACRAFDTESAGASYATGFVVDKRRGIILTNRHVVKPGPVVAEAMFVNREEIPVYPIYRDPVHDFGFFRYDPAGIQFLNYEEIPLSPEAACVGLEIRVVGNDSGEKVSILAGTLARLDRDAPHYKKDGYNDFNTFYMQAASGTKGGSSGSPVIDWLGRAVALNAGSKSSSASAFFLPLERVVRALKFVQEGRDSFVNKWEAVSIPRGTLQVTFIHKGFDETRRLGLQSETEQMVRHASPPDETGMLVVDSVVPGGPAHKSLEPGDVLIRMNGEVITQFLKMETLLDDSVNQKIELQIERGGASLTVNLMVQDLHSITPDYFLEVSGAVIHPLSYQQARNFRFHCGLVYVTEPGYMLFRAGVPRHAIIKKFAGEEISRLEELISVLSKLSRGARVPMEYISYTDRHRRKSVLVTVDRHEWYAPPQIYTRDDTTGLWTAKPAFPPDSVLPSSSITDIGGLVSQTVPVSNEATCMGHRHHDSHPEVTDGVTSMETSYGHASEEVHSRDEFDVEAKKRRVGEDLSADGNGVADYVLHENREAKLGDLNTMENAVTRDYQGAISASANASFAERVIEPTLVMFEVHVPPSCMLDGVHSQHFFGTGVIIYHSQSMGLVAVDKNTVAISASDVMLSFAAFPIEIPGEVVFLHPVHNYALITYDPSALGAVGFSAVHAAELLPEPALHRGDSVYLVGLSRSLQATSRKSIVTNPCAALNIGSADCPRYRATNMEVIELDTDFGSTFSGVLTDERGRVQAIWGSFSTQLKFGCSTSEDHQFVRGIPIYTISQVLDKIISGAKGPLLLINGVKRPMPLVRILEVELYPTLLSKARSFGLSDDWVQALVKKDPIRRQVLRVKGCLAGSKAENLLEQGDMVLAINKEPVTCFHDIENACQALDKCDGDEKLNLTIFRQGCEINLLVGTDVRDGSGTTRAVNWCGCIVQDPHPAVRALGFLPEEGHGVYVARWCHGSPVHRYGLYALQWIVEVNGKPTPDLDSFVNATKELEHGEFVRVKTVHLNGKPRVLTLKQDLHYWPTWELRFDPDTAIWRRRAIKALDCSSI; via the exons ATGGCTGATCCATTGGAGAGGCTGGGATCGGAAGCTGTAGTGATGGATTCTACTCTCAAGAACGATCTTTGTTTGGAAATCGATCCGCCTTTCCGAGAAAACGTTGCCACCGCCGAGGATTGGAGGAAAGCTCTCAATAAGGTTGTACCTGCCGTCGTTGTGCTCAGGACCACGGCTTGCCGTGCATTCGATACCGAGTCCGCCGGTGCCAGTTATGCCACTGGTTTCGTTGTTGATAAGCGTCGCGGGATCATTCTCACTAATCGACATGTCGTTAAGCCTG GACCTGTTGTTGCAGAGGCTATGTTCGTGAACCGTGAAGAAATTCCAGTATATCCTATATACAGGGACCCG GTCCATGATTTCGGTTTCTTTCGTTATGATCCTGCCGGGATACAATTTCTTAACTACGAGGAGATTCCTCTTTCCCCTGAGGCTGCTTGTGTTGGTCTAGAAATAAGGGTTGTtggtaatgatagtggtgaaaag GTATCTATCTTGGCTGGTACTCTTGCTCGTTTGGATAGAGATGCTCCACATtacaaaaa GGATGGTTATAATGACTTCAATACGTTCTATATGCAA GCTGCGTCTGGGACAAAAGGTGGTTCAAGTGGTTCTCCCGTGATTGATTGGCTTGGCAGAGCAGTAGCCTTGAATGCTGGTAGCAAGTCATCTAGTGCATCAGCATTCTTTTTACCGTTAGAACGA GTTGTTAGGGCATTGAAGTTCGTCCAGGAGGGCAGAGATTCTTTTGTTAATAAATGGGAGGCGGTTTCTATACCTCGTGGTACGCTTCAG GTGACATTTATCCACAAAGGATTTGATGAGACACGCAGACTTGGTCTTCAAAGTGAAACAGAGCAG ATGGTACGACATGCATCTCCACCTGATGAAACTGGAATGCTTGTTGTTGATTCCGTG GTGCCTGGTGGCCCAGCTCATAAGTCTTTGGAGCCAGGTGATGTTCTTATTCGCATGAATGGGGAA GTAATTACTCAATTTCTGAAAATGGAGACTTTACTTGATGACAGTGTTAATCAGAAGATTGAATTACAGATTGAAAGGGGTGGTGCATCTTTGACGGTGAACTTGATG GTGCAGGATTTACACTCAATAACCCCTGATTACTTCTTAGAAGTAAGTGGGGCTGTAATACATCCTCTTTCATACCAACAG GCTAGAAATTTTCGTTTTCATTGCGGTCTTGTATACGTTACAGAACCAGG ATATATGCTCTTTAGAGCTGGGGTCCCTCGCCATGCTATCATCAAAAAGTTTGCTGGGGAAGAAATTTCACGACTGGAGGAACTAATCTCTGTTCTATCCAAGCTATCTAGGGGTGCTCGGGTTCCAATGGAGTATATAAGCTACACGGATCGTCATCGGAGGAAG TCAGTCCTTGTCACGGTTGATCGGCATGAATGGTATGCCCCTCCACAGATATATACTCGTGATGATACTACTGGTTTATGGACTGCAAAGCCTGCTTTTCCACCTGACTCTGTTTTGCCGTCATCGAGTATTACTGATATCGGAGGTTTAGTAAGTCAAACAGTTCCAGTAAGTAATGAAGCCACTTGCATGGGACACAGACATCATGATAGCCACCCAGAGGTAACTGATGGTGTTACCAGTATGGAAACTAGTTATGGACATGCTTCAGAGGAAGTACATTCTCGGGATGAATTTGATGTTGAAGCAAAAAAACGACGAGTGGGAGAGGATTTGTCCGCTGATGGAAATGGGGTTGCTGACTATGTGTTACATGAAAATAGAGAAGCTAAGCTGGGCGATCTAAATACCATGGAAAATGCTGTTACAAGAGATTATCAAGGTGCAATATCTGCATCAGCTAATGCTTCATTTGCTGAGCGTGTGATAGAGCCAACTCTTGTAATGTTTGAG GTTCATGTGCCACCTTCATGTATGCTGGATGGTGTTCATTCACAGCATTTTTTTGGGACTGGTGTGATTATATACCATTCACAAAGCATGGGATTAGTTGCTGTGGATAAGAACACAGTTGCAATATCTGCATCTGATGTGATGCTGTCCTTTGCTGCTTTTCCCATTGAAATTCCGGGGGag GTAGTTTTTCTCCATCCTGTTCATAACTATGCACTCATTACATATGATCCCTCTGCTCTTGGAGCTGTTGGTTTCTCAGCTGTTCATGCGGCTGAACTTCTTCCTG AACCTGCATTACATCGTGGAGATTCAGTTTATCTTGTGGGTTTGAGTAGAAGTCTGCAAGCCACATCCAGGAAATCCATAGTGACCAATCCTTGTGCTGCATTGAATATTGGTTCTGCTGATTGCCCACGCTACAGAGCGACCAATATGGAAGTCATTGAGCTTGATACTG ATTTTGGTAGTACATTTTCGGGGGTACTGACTGATGAGCGTGGAAGGGTCCAAGCTATATGGGGAAGCTTTTCAACTCAG CTAAAATTTGGTTGCAGCACCTCAGAAGATCATCAATTTGTCAGAGGGATTCCAATTTATACCATCAGCCAAGTTCTAGATAAAATCATATCTGGTGCGAAAGGGCCTCTTCTTCTCATCAATGGTGTCAAAAGACCAATGCCGCTTGTTAGAATTTTAGAAGTTGAACTATATCCTACATTGCTTTCAAAGGCCCGGAGTTTTGGATTGAGTGATGATTGGGTTCAG GCACTAGTAAAGAAAGATCCAATTAGACGGCAAGTTTTACGAGTGAAAGGATGTTTGGCCGGATCAAAAGCTGAGAATCTGTTAGAACAGGGAGATATGGTATTAGCAATTAATAAAGAACCAGTTACATGCTTCCATGACATAGAAAATGCGTGCCAAGCACTAGACAAATGTGATGGCGATGAGAAGCTTAACTTGACCATCTTCAGGCAG GGATGTGAAATTAATCTTCTTGTGGGGACAGATGTTAGGGATGGAAGTGGCACTACTCGTGCCGTAAATTGGTGTGGATGTATTGTTCAGGATCCTCACCCAGCTGTTCGAGCTCTTGGGTTTCTTCCTGAAGAAGGTCATGGTGTGTATGTAGCAAG
- the LOC107416260 gene encoding protease Do-like 7 isoform X2, producing the protein MADPLERLGSEAVVMDSTLKNDLCLEIDPPFRENVATAEDWRKALNKVVPAVVVLRTTACRAFDTESAGASYATGFVVDKRRGIILTNRHVVKPGPVVAEAMFVNREEIPVYPIYRDPVHDFGFFRYDPAGIQFLNYEEIPLSPEAACVGLEIRVVGNDSGEKVSILAGTLARLDRDAPHYKKDGYNDFNTFYMQAASGTKGGSSGSPVIDWLGRAVALNAGSKSSSASAFFLPLERVVRALKFVQEGRDSFVNKWEAVSIPRGTLQVTFIHKGFDETRRLGLQSETEQMVRHASPPDETGMLVVDSVVPGGPAHKSLEPGDVLIRMNGEVITQFLKMETLLDDSVNQKIELQIERGGASLTVNLMVQDLHSITPDYFLEVSGAVIHPLSYQQARNFRFHCGLVYVTEPGYMLFRAGVPRHAIIKKFAGEEISRLEELISVLSKLSRGARVPMEYISYTDRHRRKSVLVTVDRHEWYAPPQIYTRDDTTGLWTAKPAFPPDSVLPSSSITDIGGLVSQTVPVSNEATCMGHRHHDSHPEVTDGVTSMETSYGHASEEVHSRDEFDVEAKKRRVGEDLSADGNGVADYVLHENREAKLGDLNTMENAVTRDYQGAISASANASFAERVIEPTLVMFEVHVPPSCMLDGVHSQHFFGTGVIIYHSQSMGLVAVDKNTVAISASDVMLSFAAFPIEIPGEVVFLHPVHNYALITYDPSALGAVGFSAVHAAELLPEPALHRGDSVYLVGLSRSLQATSRKSIVTNPCAALNIGSADCPRYRATNMEVIELDTDFGSTFSGVLTDERGRVQAIWGSFSTQLKFGCSTSEDHQFVRGIPIYTISQVLDKIISGAKGPLLLINGVKRPMPLVRILEVELYPTLLSKARSFGLSDDWVQALVKKDPIRRQVLRVKGCLAGSKAENLLEQGDMVLAINKEPVTCFHDIENACQALDKCDGDEKLNLTIFRQGCEINLLVGTDVRDGSGTTRAVNWCGCIVQDPHPAVRALGFLPEEGHGVYVARNWNMESSSA; encoded by the exons ATGGCTGATCCATTGGAGAGGCTGGGATCGGAAGCTGTAGTGATGGATTCTACTCTCAAGAACGATCTTTGTTTGGAAATCGATCCGCCTTTCCGAGAAAACGTTGCCACCGCCGAGGATTGGAGGAAAGCTCTCAATAAGGTTGTACCTGCCGTCGTTGTGCTCAGGACCACGGCTTGCCGTGCATTCGATACCGAGTCCGCCGGTGCCAGTTATGCCACTGGTTTCGTTGTTGATAAGCGTCGCGGGATCATTCTCACTAATCGACATGTCGTTAAGCCTG GACCTGTTGTTGCAGAGGCTATGTTCGTGAACCGTGAAGAAATTCCAGTATATCCTATATACAGGGACCCG GTCCATGATTTCGGTTTCTTTCGTTATGATCCTGCCGGGATACAATTTCTTAACTACGAGGAGATTCCTCTTTCCCCTGAGGCTGCTTGTGTTGGTCTAGAAATAAGGGTTGTtggtaatgatagtggtgaaaag GTATCTATCTTGGCTGGTACTCTTGCTCGTTTGGATAGAGATGCTCCACATtacaaaaa GGATGGTTATAATGACTTCAATACGTTCTATATGCAA GCTGCGTCTGGGACAAAAGGTGGTTCAAGTGGTTCTCCCGTGATTGATTGGCTTGGCAGAGCAGTAGCCTTGAATGCTGGTAGCAAGTCATCTAGTGCATCAGCATTCTTTTTACCGTTAGAACGA GTTGTTAGGGCATTGAAGTTCGTCCAGGAGGGCAGAGATTCTTTTGTTAATAAATGGGAGGCGGTTTCTATACCTCGTGGTACGCTTCAG GTGACATTTATCCACAAAGGATTTGATGAGACACGCAGACTTGGTCTTCAAAGTGAAACAGAGCAG ATGGTACGACATGCATCTCCACCTGATGAAACTGGAATGCTTGTTGTTGATTCCGTG GTGCCTGGTGGCCCAGCTCATAAGTCTTTGGAGCCAGGTGATGTTCTTATTCGCATGAATGGGGAA GTAATTACTCAATTTCTGAAAATGGAGACTTTACTTGATGACAGTGTTAATCAGAAGATTGAATTACAGATTGAAAGGGGTGGTGCATCTTTGACGGTGAACTTGATG GTGCAGGATTTACACTCAATAACCCCTGATTACTTCTTAGAAGTAAGTGGGGCTGTAATACATCCTCTTTCATACCAACAG GCTAGAAATTTTCGTTTTCATTGCGGTCTTGTATACGTTACAGAACCAGG ATATATGCTCTTTAGAGCTGGGGTCCCTCGCCATGCTATCATCAAAAAGTTTGCTGGGGAAGAAATTTCACGACTGGAGGAACTAATCTCTGTTCTATCCAAGCTATCTAGGGGTGCTCGGGTTCCAATGGAGTATATAAGCTACACGGATCGTCATCGGAGGAAG TCAGTCCTTGTCACGGTTGATCGGCATGAATGGTATGCCCCTCCACAGATATATACTCGTGATGATACTACTGGTTTATGGACTGCAAAGCCTGCTTTTCCACCTGACTCTGTTTTGCCGTCATCGAGTATTACTGATATCGGAGGTTTAGTAAGTCAAACAGTTCCAGTAAGTAATGAAGCCACTTGCATGGGACACAGACATCATGATAGCCACCCAGAGGTAACTGATGGTGTTACCAGTATGGAAACTAGTTATGGACATGCTTCAGAGGAAGTACATTCTCGGGATGAATTTGATGTTGAAGCAAAAAAACGACGAGTGGGAGAGGATTTGTCCGCTGATGGAAATGGGGTTGCTGACTATGTGTTACATGAAAATAGAGAAGCTAAGCTGGGCGATCTAAATACCATGGAAAATGCTGTTACAAGAGATTATCAAGGTGCAATATCTGCATCAGCTAATGCTTCATTTGCTGAGCGTGTGATAGAGCCAACTCTTGTAATGTTTGAG GTTCATGTGCCACCTTCATGTATGCTGGATGGTGTTCATTCACAGCATTTTTTTGGGACTGGTGTGATTATATACCATTCACAAAGCATGGGATTAGTTGCTGTGGATAAGAACACAGTTGCAATATCTGCATCTGATGTGATGCTGTCCTTTGCTGCTTTTCCCATTGAAATTCCGGGGGag GTAGTTTTTCTCCATCCTGTTCATAACTATGCACTCATTACATATGATCCCTCTGCTCTTGGAGCTGTTGGTTTCTCAGCTGTTCATGCGGCTGAACTTCTTCCTG AACCTGCATTACATCGTGGAGATTCAGTTTATCTTGTGGGTTTGAGTAGAAGTCTGCAAGCCACATCCAGGAAATCCATAGTGACCAATCCTTGTGCTGCATTGAATATTGGTTCTGCTGATTGCCCACGCTACAGAGCGACCAATATGGAAGTCATTGAGCTTGATACTG ATTTTGGTAGTACATTTTCGGGGGTACTGACTGATGAGCGTGGAAGGGTCCAAGCTATATGGGGAAGCTTTTCAACTCAG CTAAAATTTGGTTGCAGCACCTCAGAAGATCATCAATTTGTCAGAGGGATTCCAATTTATACCATCAGCCAAGTTCTAGATAAAATCATATCTGGTGCGAAAGGGCCTCTTCTTCTCATCAATGGTGTCAAAAGACCAATGCCGCTTGTTAGAATTTTAGAAGTTGAACTATATCCTACATTGCTTTCAAAGGCCCGGAGTTTTGGATTGAGTGATGATTGGGTTCAG GCACTAGTAAAGAAAGATCCAATTAGACGGCAAGTTTTACGAGTGAAAGGATGTTTGGCCGGATCAAAAGCTGAGAATCTGTTAGAACAGGGAGATATGGTATTAGCAATTAATAAAGAACCAGTTACATGCTTCCATGACATAGAAAATGCGTGCCAAGCACTAGACAAATGTGATGGCGATGAGAAGCTTAACTTGACCATCTTCAGGCAG GGATGTGAAATTAATCTTCTTGTGGGGACAGATGTTAGGGATGGAAGTGGCACTACTCGTGCCGTAAATTGGTGTGGATGTATTGTTCAGGATCCTCACCCAGCTGTTCGAGCTCTTGGGTTTCTTCCTGAAGAAGGTCATGGTGTGTATGTAGCAAG
- the LOC107416234 gene encoding benzyl alcohol O-benzoyltransferase, which produces MASITLNFSVEVSAPELIKPEKPTPREFKYLSNIDDQIGLRNHIPFVHFYLPTMHANHDHNDPVAMIKQALSKVLVYYHPVAGRLRNGDKGKLVVDCCGEGVIFREGNADIKLAELCNAVDDDGLKPPFPQWDKLLVDDIWGSNFIIDSSLLRMQVTRFACGGFVLAYTFNHCICDAYGAYQFIKAISEFCTNPTQTTPTALPSWGRETLKPRSSLTISYPHLEYGTSKNPTITYAESQFKTLAQTSIFLSPTDISLLKNQPNNQKLPTFDAVSACLWRARTRTLLNPESTTRLLFPIDTRFRYKPLLPKGYYGSAVVFPCAITKASELVDKPLSYAAGLISEVKKEVGEDEYRASVLDFIEANGRKGFHSEGAFVVSDMTRLRFGELDFGWGKGIYGGPSRAGTGLVPGMVTSLVTHKNKEGVVGILALVSLPQEFVDKFHKEIRKEINDCNIAVGKLVSAL; this is translated from the exons atggcaTCAATAACGCTTAACTTCTCCGTGGAAGTCAGTGCGCCAGAGCTAATCAAACCGGAGAAACCAACACCAAGAGAATTCAAATACTTATCAAACATTGATGACCAAATAGGATTAAGAAACCACATACCATTTGTGCATTTCTATCTCCCAACTATGCATGCCAATCATGATCATAATGACCCAGTTGCGATGATAAAACAGGCATTGTCTAAGGTTCTTGTTTACTACCATCCGGTGGCGGGTCGGCTAAGGAATGGTGACAAAGGTAAGCTTGTTGTGGACTGTTGTGGTGAGGGGGTGATCTTTCGTGAAGGCAACGCAGATATCAAACTGGCAGAGCTGTGCAACGCTGTTGATGATGATGGGTTGAAGCCACCGTTTCCTCAATGGGATAAACTGTTGGTGGATGACATTTGGGGTAGCAACTTCATCATTGACTCATCCTTGCTTCGCATGCAG GTAACGAGATTTGCATGTGGTGGATTTGTCTTGGCCTACACATTCAACCATTGCATATGTGATGCTTATGGTGCTTACCAATTCATAAAAGCAATCTCAGAATTTTGCACCAATCCAACCCAAACCACTCCTACTGCGTTACCAAGCTGGGGAAGAGAAACTCTGAAACCTCGTTCATCTCTCACCATTTCCTACCCCCATCTTGAGTATGGAACATCTAAGAATCCTACCATTACCTATGCAGAATCCCAATTCAAAACCTTAGCTCAAACATCAATATTCCTCTCTCCGACCGATATATCACTCCTCAAAAACCAACCCAATAACCAAAAACTCCCAACCTTTGATGCTGTATCAGCTTGTCTATGGAGAGCAAGAACAAGAACACTTCTCAACCCTGAATCCACAACTAGACTTCTCTTCCCAATCGACACTCGCTTTCGATACAAACCGCTATTGCCTAAAGGTTACTATGGAAGTGCTGTTGTGTTTCCATGTGCAATAACAAAAGCATCAGAACTTGTTGATAAACCATTGAGTTATGCAGCAGGTTTGATATCAGAAGTGAAAAAAGAAGTTGGTGAGGATGAATACAGGGCTTCTGTGTTGGATTTCATCGAAGCGAATGGACGAAAAGGGTTTCATTCTGAAGGAGCATTTGTTGTTTCGGATATGACTCGGTTAAGGTTTGGAGAATTGGATTTTGGTTGGGGAAAAGGGATATATGGTGGACCTTCAAGGGCTGGAACTGGTTTGGTACCTGGAATGGTAACTTCACTTGTTACTCATAAGAATAAAGAGGGTGTTGTTGGAATTTTGGCTTTGGTTTCTTTACCTCAAGAATTTGTTGACAAGTTTCATAAGGAAATAAGGAAAGAGATTAATGATTGTAATATTGCTGTTGGAAAACTTGTTTCTGCTTTGTAA